In the genome of Pelobacter seleniigenes DSM 18267, one region contains:
- a CDS encoding glutathione S-transferase family protein, giving the protein MYTLYTLPGSCSTGIVVLLEKLGVPYQLIKRNDVADYQQMVPTNQVPALKTENGRVIAEGAAIALYLLEKHDNTMLPKELEARSEFYQWLNFDYSTLHPAYGRMFAIAYRAKLSDKDKAETLQLLADTVSSLWAILDKRLENRKFILGDQPAHVDYMAAVYSSWNAGFATTKIELGKNVKRFIADVAALPEFKAAFEKEQIAFKMPA; this is encoded by the coding sequence ATGTACACGCTTTACACCCTGCCGGGGAGCTGTTCCACCGGAATCGTTGTCTTGCTTGAAAAACTTGGCGTTCCCTATCAACTGATCAAGCGTAACGATGTCGCTGATTACCAGCAGATGGTCCCGACCAATCAGGTCCCGGCCTTGAAGACGGAGAATGGCCGGGTTATCGCCGAAGGGGCGGCTATCGCCCTCTACCTGCTGGAAAAACATGACAATACCATGTTGCCGAAAGAGCTCGAGGCCAGGTCCGAGTTTTATCAGTGGCTGAATTTTGATTACTCAACCCTGCACCCGGCCTACGGCAGGATGTTCGCAATCGCTTATCGGGCCAAACTCAGCGATAAGGACAAAGCGGAAACCCTGCAACTGCTCGCCGATACTGTCTCCAGCCTGTGGGCGATTCTGGATAAGCGTCTTGAAAACAGGAAATTCATCCTGGGTGACCAACCGGCTCATGTCGACTACATGGCCGCGGTTTATTCCAGCTGGAATGCCGGTTTCGCCACGACCAAAATTGAACTGGGGAAAAACGTTAAGCGGTTTATTGCCGATGTCGCGGCTCTGCCGGAATTTAAAGCGGCTTTTGAAAAAGAGCAGATAGCATTCAAAATGCCCGCATAG
- a CDS encoding (2Fe-2S)-binding protein yields the protein MAENKTICHCHDVDYLTIRMAMVNQNARTVEEIQEITGAGTGCGGCIPDIEAILALVCGCKGTSLQEVLDAVNGDADTVAAVGEQTAAGTDCGRCKILIENVIENKR from the coding sequence ATGGCCGAAAACAAAACAATCTGTCATTGCCATGACGTCGACTACCTGACCATCCGCATGGCCATGGTTAACCAGAATGCCCGTACCGTCGAAGAAATCCAGGAGATTACCGGCGCAGGAACCGGTTGCGGTGGCTGTATCCCTGATATTGAAGCGATCCTCGCCTTGGTCTGTGGCTGCAAAGGCACCTCTCTGCAAGAGGTGCTGGATGCGGTCAATGGCGATGCCGATACCGTGGCAGCGGTCGGTGAGCAGACCGCTGCCGGGACCGATTGCGGACGCTGCAAAATCCTTATCGAGAATGTGATCGAAAATAAACGCTGA
- a CDS encoding Bug family tripartite tricarboxylate transporter substrate binding protein, translated as MKTLFSGRESLPVKMKKSLCVPLVLACAFLLPGVSAQAAFPDKPVHVIVHTSPGGGVDTMARLLFKHAGRISGADFVVENFAGAGGQIGYTKTIMSPADGYTLGTISTMSIVTHELTRKNVPYTFKKNFQPVARVTLDPSVLAVKADSPFKTLDDVIAAAKENPGKLSFAGTFMYSTHHIQHILFKKQTGADLKYIPFDGGAKAIAALLGGHVDVAASGLGEFAPLIKSGEVRILASAGDSQWKDLPEIPLYKDLGYKISLGSNRGIALPAGCSPEIVKYYDDLFAKVTADPEFLAEAEKIGIAPTIAHLGAKEFTDYLNDLQATMEESLAGQTKK; from the coding sequence ATGAAAACATTATTTAGTGGAAGAGAGAGTCTGCCGGTCAAGATGAAAAAGAGTCTATGTGTTCCTTTGGTGTTGGCATGTGCATTTCTTCTTCCAGGGGTTTCTGCCCAGGCGGCGTTTCCTGATAAGCCGGTCCATGTCATTGTCCATACCTCGCCAGGGGGTGGCGTCGATACCATGGCAAGACTGCTGTTCAAGCATGCCGGTCGTATTTCCGGAGCCGATTTTGTGGTAGAGAACTTCGCTGGTGCCGGTGGCCAGATCGGCTATACCAAAACCATCATGTCGCCAGCAGATGGTTATACCCTCGGCACTATTTCAACTATGAGTATTGTTACTCATGAGTTAACCAGAAAAAATGTTCCGTATACATTTAAAAAGAACTTTCAGCCGGTTGCCCGGGTGACTCTTGATCCCTCTGTCCTGGCTGTTAAAGCTGACAGCCCCTTCAAAACTCTGGACGACGTGATTGCCGCTGCCAAGGAAAATCCCGGGAAACTCAGTTTTGCTGGTACCTTTATGTATAGTACTCATCATATCCAGCATATTCTTTTTAAAAAGCAGACGGGAGCAGATCTGAAATATATCCCCTTTGATGGTGGCGCCAAAGCTATTGCCGCACTACTCGGTGGCCATGTTGATGTTGCCGCTAGCGGTCTTGGTGAGTTTGCCCCACTGATCAAGTCAGGGGAAGTGCGTATCCTGGCATCTGCAGGGGACTCTCAATGGAAAGATCTTCCTGAGATCCCTCTTTACAAAGATCTTGGCTATAAAATCTCGCTTGGTTCCAACCGTGGCATTGCTTTGCCGGCAGGGTGCTCTCCTGAAATCGTAAAGTATTATGACGATTTGTTTGCCAAGGTTACTGCCGATCCTGAGTTTTTAGCAGAGGCTGAAAAGATCGGTATCGCACCGACTATTGCTCACCTTGGGGCAAAGGAATTTACCGACTATCTCAATGACCTGCAGGCAACAATGGAAGAGTCTCTGGCTGGTCAAACCAAGAAATAG
- a CDS encoding tripartite tricarboxylate transporter TctB family protein has product MDFVKKYIVQVGLIGISILVYMSSEELSDSARAFPRTMAISLLVLVVLLMISNYMKEKKNTGTGNAQDANPGSSLNAKTMTILVGFIIFNVLFVWLLPIIGFEIAGFLFILGGMIMLGGSAAKRFWWVALVLPVVLGVVFRTLLDLRLPLFPFLS; this is encoded by the coding sequence ATGGATTTTGTTAAAAAATACATCGTACAGGTGGGGCTTATCGGGATCAGTATCCTGGTTTATATGAGTTCTGAAGAATTATCCGACAGTGCCAGGGCGTTTCCCCGGACCATGGCTATCAGCCTGTTGGTGTTGGTTGTTTTACTGATGATCAGTAATTATATGAAGGAAAAGAAAAACACGGGGACTGGCAACGCCCAAGATGCCAACCCAGGCAGCAGCCTGAACGCGAAAACCATGACGATTCTCGTCGGTTTTATCATTTTTAATGTTCTCTTTGTCTGGTTACTACCAATCATCGGCTTCGAGATAGCAGGATTCCTGTTTATCCTGGGAGGCATGATTATGCTTGGAGGTTCAGCGGCGAAACGTTTTTGGTGGGTCGCGCTGGTGCTTCCTGTTGTATTAGGAGTCGTTTTCCGGACCTTGCTGGATTTGAGACTTCCTTTGTTTCCATTCTTGTCATAG
- a CDS encoding tripartite tricarboxylate transporter permease, producing MSAGVAWGIICGALPGLGATIGIALLIPFTFTMSPVVALPMLAGVYAGAIYGGGITAILLGVPGTSADAATVFDGHPMAQKGMARKALRTSVSSSAIGGMFAAVVLLLLAPPLARLSLAFGPHEYFLIAIFGLTVIAAVSPGSILKGLIAGALGLMLGTVGLDPIMGEMRFGFGYVELFDGLPLIPLLLGLFAFPQCLKFTEDLVTKGLSQININTDNIDTSTLTLSDIWGMRRTLTRSAVIGTIIGIIPGAGAAIAGFVSYAAEKRAAKDPTKLGTGVPEGVAASEAANNGVCSGSLVPLLTLSIPGSPTAAVILGALMIHGMVPGPELFTKYAEPTYTFLAAGFFCNIVMLFMGWYGSNIFGKIANIPTIILAPSMLVICFTGAYAVRQQFFDLGLMILIGVVAWFLTRYGYPMASVLLGVILGPISESGFRRAMLISDGDYTTFFTRPLSLVLIALTFFSLYAGWKLTQRMEAFAADSLSKADELVKKGKEVSA from the coding sequence ATGTCCGCTGGTGTCGCCTGGGGAATCATCTGTGGCGCTCTGCCTGGCCTGGGGGCGACCATCGGTATCGCCTTGCTGATTCCTTTCACCTTCACCATGTCTCCGGTGGTTGCCCTTCCGATGCTGGCAGGCGTTTACGCTGGAGCGATTTATGGGGGCGGCATTACGGCTATTCTACTAGGTGTGCCAGGAACCTCGGCGGATGCGGCTACCGTTTTTGATGGCCACCCCATGGCACAAAAAGGGATGGCACGGAAGGCTTTACGGACCTCTGTATCTTCCTCTGCCATCGGCGGTATGTTTGCGGCTGTCGTTCTCTTGCTTTTAGCGCCACCTTTGGCCCGTTTGTCCCTGGCTTTTGGCCCGCATGAGTATTTTCTGATAGCGATTTTTGGTCTGACCGTTATTGCTGCTGTTTCCCCGGGATCTATCCTCAAGGGCTTGATTGCTGGTGCCCTGGGTTTGATGTTGGGAACTGTGGGGCTTGATCCGATCATGGGGGAGATGCGGTTCGGGTTTGGTTATGTTGAGTTATTTGATGGCCTGCCACTGATACCGCTGCTACTTGGTTTGTTTGCTTTCCCTCAATGTCTGAAGTTTACCGAAGATCTGGTAACCAAGGGCTTAAGTCAGATAAACATCAATACCGATAATATCGATACCTCGACCCTGACTTTATCTGATATCTGGGGAATGAGACGAACCCTGACCCGGTCGGCTGTTATTGGTACTATTATTGGAATTATTCCGGGAGCCGGAGCGGCAATTGCGGGTTTCGTGAGCTATGCTGCAGAAAAGCGTGCTGCAAAAGATCCAACAAAACTGGGTACTGGTGTGCCTGAGGGGGTCGCTGCTTCTGAAGCCGCCAATAACGGCGTCTGCTCAGGTTCTCTGGTGCCGCTGTTAACCCTGTCCATTCCGGGCAGTCCGACCGCTGCAGTTATTCTCGGTGCGCTGATGATTCATGGCATGGTTCCCGGACCAGAGCTGTTTACCAAGTATGCCGAACCGACCTATACCTTCCTGGCTGCAGGTTTCTTCTGCAATATTGTTATGCTTTTCATGGGCTGGTATGGCAGTAATATTTTTGGCAAGATTGCGAACATCCCAACCATTATTCTGGCTCCAAGTATGCTGGTTATCTGTTTTACCGGTGCCTATGCGGTGCGCCAGCAGTTTTTCGATCTTGGTCTGATGATTCTGATCGGGGTCGTTGCCTGGTTCCTGACCCGTTACGGTTACCCCATGGCTTCGGTTCTGCTCGGTGTTATCCTTGGTCCGATCTCTGAATCCGGATTCCGGCGGGCCATGCTCATAAGTGACGGTGATTATACGACATTCTTTACCCGTCCACTGTCTCTGGTCCTGATCGCTCTAACCTTTTTCTCCCTCTATGCCGGCTGGAAGCTCACTCAGCGCATGGAGGCATTTGCTGCTGATTCCCTTAGTAAAGCAGATGAGCTGGTTAAGAAAGGGAAAGAGGTGTCAGCTTGA
- a CDS encoding tripartite tricarboxylate transporter substrate binding protein, which produces MCKVLNRSFCVCLTLALSCFGLVSVSTAGSYPEKPIEFIVAYSPGGGTDVGARILTKVATKYIPQPLSVLNKPGAGGEIGFTELAKAKPDGYRIGFINQPSTILLPLSRKTGYQGSDFKYIINVALDPGLLAVPSESPIKSIEDFIADAKAHPGYVTVANAGVGSDAHISIVDLSNKAGIDISPVPFKGAAGARTAALGGHVDAVVMKVGEAKTYVNSGQVRVLAVMSEERVKDFPDVPTFKEKGIDLQMAACRAVAGPKDLPDDIVNYLHDKLKQTLEDPEFIELMGKTGIAIHYMSPSELEAYSNSLIDKYSALWKQLNL; this is translated from the coding sequence ATGTGTAAGGTTCTCAACAGGTCGTTTTGTGTTTGCTTGACATTAGCCCTCTCTTGTTTTGGGTTAGTGTCTGTTTCCACTGCCGGTTCTTACCCTGAAAAGCCCATTGAGTTTATTGTTGCCTATTCTCCGGGTGGCGGAACGGATGTCGGCGCACGGATTCTCACCAAAGTTGCTACCAAGTATATTCCCCAACCTCTTTCAGTCCTGAATAAGCCCGGTGCAGGTGGTGAAATCGGTTTTACTGAGTTAGCCAAGGCCAAACCGGACGGCTATCGGATTGGTTTTATCAATCAGCCGTCGACGATTTTGTTGCCCCTGTCACGTAAAACCGGTTACCAGGGGTCCGATTTTAAATATATTATCAATGTCGCCCTTGACCCAGGGCTCTTAGCTGTTCCTAGCGAAAGCCCGATCAAATCGATTGAAGATTTTATTGCCGATGCCAAAGCCCATCCTGGATATGTGACAGTTGCCAATGCCGGGGTCGGTTCCGATGCCCATATTTCCATTGTCGATTTATCTAATAAGGCCGGAATTGACATCAGCCCAGTACCGTTTAAAGGTGCCGCCGGGGCTCGGACTGCCGCTTTAGGCGGTCATGTTGATGCCGTGGTTATGAAGGTAGGAGAAGCAAAGACCTATGTGAACTCCGGTCAGGTCAGAGTGCTGGCGGTCATGTCTGAAGAGCGGGTTAAGGATTTCCCTGACGTTCCAACGTTTAAAGAAAAGGGGATCGATCTGCAGATGGCTGCCTGTCGTGCCGTTGCTGGTCCCAAGGATTTGCCTGATGACATCGTGAACTATCTGCATGACAAGCTCAAGCAGACTCTTGAAGATCCTGAGTTTATTGAATTGATGGGTAAAACAGGGATTGCGATTCACTACATGAGTCCGTCTGAATTGGAAGCCTACAGTAATTCCCTTATCGATAAATATTCTGCTTTGTGGAAACAGCTTAACCTGTGA
- a CDS encoding HD domain-containing protein produces the protein MSDSTAQKTIFDIFPEIRRIQDEDLKQVVVSAWNEYLEQYGYDAIMALPFSGFAADVTLVEHVGCVAEIAMSMADVFAARMNSKVNKDLLLAAVLLHDLGKAYEYEFVDGAWRKTDIGKKFMHGFWGTYRSLNNGASVDLAHLISTHTPISPVHAQLIEGVILHYADLAHADMICMERGIELYLSK, from the coding sequence ATGTCTGATAGCACCGCCCAGAAAACAATTTTCGACATTTTCCCGGAAATCCGTCGCATTCAGGATGAGGACCTTAAGCAGGTTGTCGTCAGTGCTTGGAATGAATACCTGGAGCAATATGGATATGATGCGATCATGGCGTTACCCTTCAGTGGTTTCGCTGCGGATGTCACATTGGTTGAGCATGTTGGTTGTGTTGCTGAAATTGCCATGAGCATGGCCGATGTGTTCGCGGCGCGAATGAATTCAAAAGTGAATAAGGACTTGCTGCTGGCCGCGGTTTTACTGCATGACCTTGGCAAGGCCTACGAATATGAATTTGTTGACGGCGCATGGCGTAAGACTGATATCGGCAAAAAGTTCATGCATGGCTTCTGGGGAACTTACCGTTCTCTTAACAACGGGGCATCGGTTGATCTGGCTCACCTGATTTCAACCCATACTCCCATATCTCCTGTGCATGCCCAACTGATTGAAGGGGTGATTCTTCATTATGCCGACTTGGCTCATGCAGACATGATCTGTATGGAACGAGGGATTGAACTTTATTTGTCAAAATGA
- a CDS encoding tripartite tricarboxylate transporter TctB family protein: MAGLVYDCIFSVLLFSLGIYVAISSSDFINKKSHYVEIVYWCLLFIAVVNLILAIHKLVKQKYDKNSKFTFSKKLTAFSIITILFTMSVNYFGFYIPAVIFVFICSSLIRNNNKIIAFVVSILIVTLLNVIFSHFLNIEFPKGIFADLTLFR, translated from the coding sequence GTGGCTGGTCTGGTTTATGACTGTATTTTTTCGGTATTGCTTTTTTCTCTTGGTATCTATGTCGCTATTTCATCAAGTGATTTTATCAATAAAAAAAGTCATTACGTTGAAATTGTCTACTGGTGTTTACTGTTTATCGCCGTGGTGAATCTGATTCTTGCTATTCACAAGCTCGTCAAACAGAAATATGACAAAAACAGCAAGTTTACCTTTTCAAAAAAATTAACGGCTTTTTCCATTATCACAATTCTATTTACCATGTCGGTTAATTATTTTGGGTTTTATATTCCGGCGGTTATCTTTGTTTTTATCTGTTCGAGCCTGATCAGAAATAACAATAAAATTATCGCTTTTGTCGTTAGCATTTTGATAGTGACGCTGCTCAATGTCATTTTCAGTCATTTCTTGAATATTGAATTTCCCAAAGGGATTTTCGCAGATTTAACGCTTTTCAGGTGA
- a CDS encoding tripartite tricarboxylate transporter permease, protein MEYLMVFMDIQLWLAMILAMAAGIVIGALPGLTPAVGVGLLVPVTFGMSPVTGLVILGSIYVGAVYGGAITAILLNIPGEPGNIVTTFDGYPMARGGDPARALGLAGISSTIGGIFSVLVLILLAPPLAKVALRFGPGEYFCVAIFGLTVIVSFSSGAMIKGIVSAVLGLAIGLIGQDPIMGYPRFAFIPELIGGVDLIPCVIGLFCFSEGLTLVLEKQMSLADGGISKLSYASAFRDILSNKFNLFRSSVIGTIIGIIPGAGLAMGALISYNEARRFSKNKQLYGKGSPEGLIASEASNNAVVGGSLVPLITLGVPGNAVSAIFLGGIIIQGLPIGPELFTKHSLVIYPFLIGLVIAHFILLALSLLGVRYFAKTLQLPMKFIAPTVCLLSVIGSYSVNNNFTDVFIMMAFGFLGFFMKKNGYSGVSLILGLILGPMAENSLQQALIISRGSFSFILSPICLFILALSVGSLLMSLYFDRNNPCNED, encoded by the coding sequence GTGGAATATTTAATGGTTTTTATGGATATTCAACTGTGGCTGGCCATGATCCTGGCTATGGCTGCAGGGATTGTTATCGGGGCTTTGCCCGGTCTGACTCCGGCGGTCGGTGTTGGTCTGCTGGTGCCGGTCACCTTTGGCATGAGTCCGGTAACTGGACTTGTTATTCTGGGGAGTATTTATGTTGGTGCGGTATATGGTGGCGCAATCACCGCTATTCTGCTTAACATTCCCGGAGAACCGGGGAATATCGTCACTACTTTTGATGGGTACCCCATGGCAAGGGGCGGTGATCCGGCAAGGGCCTTGGGCTTAGCTGGAATTTCATCGACCATTGGTGGGATTTTCAGTGTCCTGGTACTCATCTTGCTGGCCCCTCCGTTAGCAAAAGTTGCGCTTAGGTTTGGACCCGGTGAGTATTTTTGCGTCGCAATTTTCGGTTTGACGGTTATCGTCAGTTTTTCCAGCGGAGCGATGATCAAAGGCATCGTTTCTGCTGTATTGGGACTTGCTATTGGCTTGATTGGCCAGGACCCGATCATGGGGTATCCCCGGTTTGCTTTTATTCCTGAACTTATCGGCGGGGTGGATCTCATCCCCTGTGTTATCGGTCTGTTCTGTTTCTCCGAAGGATTGACCCTGGTCCTTGAAAAGCAGATGTCGCTGGCCGATGGCGGTATCAGCAAGCTCAGTTATGCCAGTGCGTTCAGAGATATTTTGTCAAATAAGTTCAATTTGTTCAGATCATCCGTTATCGGAACCATAATCGGGATAATTCCTGGTGCCGGGTTGGCCATGGGAGCGCTTATTTCCTACAATGAAGCACGACGCTTCTCCAAGAATAAGCAACTGTACGGTAAAGGCAGCCCCGAAGGGTTGATCGCCTCAGAAGCCTCCAATAACGCTGTTGTCGGTGGTTCCCTGGTGCCTCTGATTACCCTCGGTGTTCCGGGGAATGCGGTCAGTGCAATTTTTCTTGGCGGGATTATTATTCAAGGGCTGCCCATTGGCCCGGAACTGTTTACCAAACATTCCCTGGTTATCTATCCATTTTTGATTGGGTTGGTTATCGCACATTTTATCTTGCTGGCACTCAGTTTGCTTGGTGTTCGTTACTTTGCCAAAACCTTGCAACTACCGATGAAGTTCATTGCGCCGACAGTTTGTCTGCTGAGTGTTATCGGCTCCTATTCAGTAAATAATAATTTTACCGATGTCTTTATCATGATGGCCTTCGGGTTTCTTGGTTTCTTCATGAAAAAGAACGGTTACTCCGGTGTGTCCCTGATTCTGGGCCTGATCCTCGGCCCTATGGCAGAAAACAGCCTGCAGCAGGCGTTGATTATTTCACGCGGTAGTTTTTCTTTTATTTTGAGCCCGATCTGTTTGTTTATACTGGCCCTCAGTGTCGGTTCTCTGCTGATGTCTCTGTATTTTGACCGGAATAATCCGTGCAACGAGGATTAA
- the ydiJ gene encoding D-2-hydroxyglutarate dehydrogenase YdiJ has protein sequence MIPKLTQQDSVKPEYLAFINALAKAGFAGDIESSYGSRLVVATDNSVYQWLPQAVIFPRHTADISLMTRLSCQEEFLGIRFSPRGGGTGTNGQSLSDGIVVDLSRYMTRVLEVNVEEKWVRAEAGLVKDQLNDALKPYGLFFSPELSTSNRATIGGMVNTDASGQGSLVYGKTSDRVMGLTAVLEDGSCLDCQPLSGEALQNKLAQQDREGDIYRQVWATAHGKRTEIEEKFPKLNRFLTGYDLKHVYDPDTEAIDLARILCGSEGTLGFITEAKLSLDPIPASRILVNIKYDSFEAALRSAPFMLKAKALSVETVDSTVLNLAREDIVWHSVRELITDVPDKELLGLNIVEFADQTLAEGQQKVKALCQMLDKLMAKGEAGIIGYQTCEDLDSVKAIYAMRKKAVGLLGNTSGRKKPVAFTEDTAVPPEHLADYIMEFRDLLDANNLAYGMFGHVDSGVLHVRPALDLCDPEQEVLMRSISDQVVALTSKYGGLMWGEHGRGFRSEYGPEFFGPELFAELRKVKGAFDPLNRMNPGKICTPIESNDQLVSVDAIKRGTFDRQIPEVVRDSFKDALDCNGNGLCFSYDTTSPMCPSFKQTGDRRHSPKGRAGLMREWLRQLEHAGVNILAEETLLRQEGLRLKDLVGQIFNTLGKKKGDYDFSHEVMEAMQGCLACKACSSQCPVKVDVPDFRARFMNLYYQRYLRHPQDYLVGTVESYAPLMAKAPGFFNFFIKQGITQKLTEKTIGMVDVPLLTQPNLKKRLAGHRANDYDYAALEKLSPEERAKKVLVVQDPFTSYYDAAVVEDLVLVIEKLGFEPILLPFTPNGKAQHIKGFLGSFERTAQRGAQFLNHVAKLDIPIVGPDPAMVLCYRDEYAKALKESRGDFKVFLFQEWLLSVLDKMPEKAAVEGEFYLFGHCTEKTAKPSTHDDWAKIFKHFGGTLKAVSVGCCGMAGTYGHAAKNLEASKEIYSMSWQPTLAKLPAERCLVSGYSCRSQVKRIDRKKLRHPLQGLLELLSR, from the coding sequence ATGATTCCAAAATTGACCCAGCAAGATTCTGTAAAACCTGAATATCTGGCCTTCATCAATGCGCTGGCGAAAGCAGGCTTCGCCGGTGATATCGAAAGCTCTTATGGCAGTCGTCTGGTTGTAGCGACAGATAACAGCGTCTATCAATGGTTGCCGCAAGCGGTGATATTTCCCCGGCATACCGCCGATATCTCATTAATGACCAGGTTGTCATGTCAGGAGGAATTCCTGGGCATCCGTTTTTCGCCACGCGGAGGAGGCACCGGAACCAACGGTCAATCGTTAAGCGACGGGATTGTTGTCGATCTGTCCCGTTACATGACCCGGGTGCTGGAAGTTAATGTGGAAGAAAAGTGGGTGAGAGCTGAGGCTGGTCTGGTCAAAGACCAACTGAACGATGCCTTAAAGCCTTACGGCTTATTCTTTTCTCCTGAACTGTCAACCAGCAACCGCGCCACCATCGGTGGCATGGTCAATACTGACGCTTCAGGACAGGGTTCGCTGGTCTACGGCAAAACCTCTGACCGTGTGATGGGTTTGACTGCTGTGCTGGAAGATGGCAGTTGCCTCGACTGTCAGCCGCTCAGTGGCGAAGCTTTGCAAAACAAGCTTGCGCAGCAGGATCGTGAAGGTGACATTTACCGCCAGGTGTGGGCCACCGCTCACGGCAAGCGCACAGAAATTGAAGAAAAATTCCCTAAACTTAATCGCTTTTTAACCGGTTACGACCTGAAGCATGTCTATGATCCGGACACCGAAGCCATCGATCTGGCGCGTATCCTGTGTGGTTCGGAAGGAACCCTGGGCTTTATCACCGAAGCTAAACTGAGTCTCGATCCGATCCCGGCCAGCCGGATCCTGGTTAACATCAAATACGACAGTTTTGAAGCGGCGTTGCGTTCCGCCCCCTTTATGCTCAAGGCCAAAGCTCTGTCGGTTGAAACCGTCGATTCCACGGTTCTGAATCTCGCCCGTGAAGATATCGTCTGGCATTCCGTGCGTGAGCTGATTACCGATGTTCCTGACAAAGAACTGCTCGGTCTGAATATCGTTGAATTTGCCGACCAGACACTTGCTGAAGGGCAGCAGAAGGTCAAAGCTCTGTGTCAGATGCTTGATAAGCTCATGGCCAAAGGGGAGGCCGGGATTATCGGTTATCAGACCTGTGAGGACCTGGACAGCGTCAAGGCGATTTATGCCATGCGCAAAAAGGCGGTCGGGCTCTTGGGTAATACCTCAGGACGCAAAAAACCGGTGGCGTTTACCGAAGATACCGCCGTTCCGCCAGAGCACCTGGCTGATTATATTATGGAGTTTCGCGATCTGCTCGATGCCAATAACCTTGCCTACGGGATGTTCGGACATGTCGATAGCGGTGTTCTGCATGTGCGCCCAGCCCTTGATCTGTGTGACCCGGAGCAGGAAGTGCTGATGCGCAGCATCTCCGATCAGGTGGTGGCCTTGACCAGCAAGTATGGTGGCCTGATGTGGGGTGAGCATGGCCGGGGTTTTCGTTCTGAATACGGCCCGGAGTTTTTTGGTCCTGAGCTGTTCGCTGAACTGCGTAAGGTCAAGGGAGCGTTTGATCCATTAAACCGGATGAACCCCGGTAAAATCTGTACCCCCATTGAATCGAATGACCAGCTGGTGTCGGTCGACGCCATCAAACGGGGAACTTTCGATCGCCAGATTCCAGAAGTCGTGCGTGACAGCTTTAAAGATGCTCTCGACTGTAATGGTAATGGCTTGTGCTTCTCCTACGATACCACTTCCCCCATGTGTCCCTCATTCAAGCAGACCGGTGACCGACGCCACTCCCCCAAAGGGCGCGCCGGGCTGATGCGTGAATGGCTGCGCCAGCTGGAGCATGCCGGTGTGAATATCCTTGCGGAAGAGACTTTGTTACGTCAGGAAGGGTTGCGGCTCAAAGACCTGGTCGGGCAGATTTTTAACACCCTGGGCAAAAAGAAGGGCGATTACGATTTCTCTCATGAGGTCATGGAGGCCATGCAGGGGTGTCTGGCTTGTAAAGCCTGCTCCAGTCAGTGCCCGGTCAAGGTCGATGTGCCTGACTTCCGGGCCCGCTTTATGAACCTCTATTATCAGCGTTATCTGCGCCACCCGCAGGATTACCTGGTGGGCACCGTTGAAAGCTATGCGCCACTCATGGCTAAAGCGCCCGGGTTTTTCAATTTTTTCATAAAGCAGGGGATCACCCAGAAACTGACCGAGAAAACCATTGGCATGGTTGATGTGCCACTGCTGACTCAGCCGAACTTGAAAAAACGTCTGGCCGGGCATCGTGCCAACGACTATGACTATGCCGCCCTGGAAAAACTCAGCCCCGAAGAGCGGGCAAAAAAGGTGCTGGTGGTGCAGGACCCCTTTACCTCCTACTATGACGCAGCCGTGGTTGAGGATCTGGTGCTGGTCATTGAAAAACTCGGCTTTGAACCGATTCTGCTCCCCTTTACCCCCAATGGTAAAGCCCAGCATATCAAAGGCTTCCTGGGCAGTTTTGAGCGGACCGCGCAGCGCGGTGCTCAATTCCTCAATCATGTGGCTAAGTTGGATATTCCTATTGTTGGCCCTGATCCGGCAATGGTGCTGTGCTATCGCGACGAGTACGCCAAGGCTCTGAAAGAGTCACGGGGGGATTTCAAGGTCTTTTTGTTCCAGGAATGGCTGCTTTCGGTCCTTGATAAGATGCCAGAGAAAGCTGCTGTGGAAGGAGAATTCTACCTGTTTGGGCATTGCACTGAAAAAACAGCCAAGCCCTCCACGCATGATGACTGGGCCAAAATCTTCAAACACTTTGGCGGCACCCTTAAAGCGGTTTCCGTCGGCTGCTGTGGCATGGCCGGCACCTATGGTCATGCGGCGAAGAACCTGGAAGCCTCTAAAGAGATTTACTCCATGAGCTGGCAGCCGACGCTTGCCAAATTGCCCGCTGAGCGGTGTCTGGTGTCCGGCTATTCCTGTCGAAGTCAGGTGAAACGGATTGATAGGAAGAAATTACGCCATCCGCTGCAGGGGCTGCTCGAGTTGTTAAGCAGGTAA